The following DNA comes from Streptomyces globosus.
TCGCGAGCCTCCATGCCGTCTGCGGGTACTCGAGCTTCTTGATGAGGTTCTCGGCCATGCCGGGGAAGCCGGTCAGGACGACGGCCGCGGGGAACCTGCGCTGCTCGGCCCCCTTCGCGAAGTACTCCGGCGGCAGGTACACGTACGCGGGGGCCGCCGTGCGGGAGCGCTCGCCGTGGACGACCACCTTCTCGATGACGCCGCCCACGCGGGGATCGACGCCGCCGGGGACCGCCGGCGCCTTGCGCCCGAGGACCTGTACCGCTGCCCCGCCGGGTGCGGCCGCGACCTGCTGCTTGGCGCCGACGAGGTCGGACCAGGAGTCATAGAACAGGAAGGTCCGGTTCGATACGAGCCCGACGGAGGCGAGGACGCAGACCTGGGCGAGGAGGAGGATCCCGATCCGCCCGAGCACCCGCCCTGTGCCCCGCCCTCCGAGGCGCGGCCACTGCCACACCGTCACGGCGCCCAGGAGGAGCGTGGCCAGCACCACGCACGCCGACAACGTGTCACTCGTCAGACCCATGGACCGGGATCGCCCTCTGCCGTGCCGCCCGGTTCCGACGCGCGGTCCGGGGCACACCGTCGACCGATGTGCACCGGTCAAGAGGGTGGAACACCGCCCGGCGTTCCCTCCGGAGCCGGAAATCCCGGGCGGTCGTGGCGCATCCTCACCCGATGCGGGCCCCGTCATCCGCCCTTGAGGCGGCGGGTGACCTCCTCGCTGATGCGGCGGTGCAGTTCGGCCAGTTGCCCGGGGGTGTACGCGGTCAGGTCGCCGAGGTCGGGCGGCCCGGCTCCCTGTTCCTTGCGCTTGCCCTCCTCGCGGCGGGCGAGCTCCTGCTCCTCGGGGGAGCCGGGGGCTGCGTACGCGCAGCGGATGAGCGTGCCGTCGGCGCTCTTCAGACAGGTGGCCTCGCGTCCGCCGACCTGGCCGCGGCCCTCCACGCGGTAGCGGATGTTCTGCTCGCTGCCGACGGTCGCGGTCCAGGTGGTGCCGCCGGTGGGCACGACCTCGAACACCCGGTCGTCGTTGTAGCAGCAGACGTCCCGGTACTCGGCCTTGACGAGCGCGACGATCACCGCGGGCGAGGACCAGGTCGGGTCGAGCCGGTGCACGGTCAGCGGGGCGAGCCCGCCGCCGCGGTGCCGGGTCGGCACGGCGGAGACGGCCACGACGGAACTGGCCTCGCCCTGCGGTGTGAGCGGAGTGACGTACGAGCTGCTGCCGCTGCCGTCGCGGTGGCGCAGGGCGAACTCGGATTCGTTTCCGGCGTTGGCCCCGTCCTCGGAGGCGTCCCAGCCGCTGCGCTCGAACCACCAGTCGGTGAAGCTGCCGACGGCGGCGGTCGCCTCGCGCTGCCGGGCGGCGAGGCTCAGCGGGTAGGAGGGTCCCGGCACCGCCTGCGTGTCGGCGGTGACGGTGAGCCGGCCGGTGTGGCCGTCGTACAGGGCGAGGCCGGCGGGGCGTTCGGTGACGACGAGGAGCCCGGTCTGGCGTTTGAGGGGGACGGCCACGACGGGTCTGTCGCCGTTGCAGACGACGTACGCGTCGTCGGCGTCGAAGCGGACCCAGCGCTTGTGTGCGGCGATCTTCCGGCCGAGGTTGTGGTGGAACCAGCCGCCGATCCGCGCGTCGGCCTCCTCCACGTCGAACCGGCAGCGCTGCTGCGAGCGGCTGGTGCCCCCGAGGGGTACGTCCTGCACCAGGCCGACCTCGTATCCGGCGAGCCAGCCGCGCCGCTCGACGAGGGTGGCGAACCGGTCGGCATCGGGCAGGTAGCTGATGTCGGCGATCTCGCCGGTGACGTCCCCGAGGTGCGGGGCGGCCTGGGCCTTGCCGACGACGTACGGGGCGCGGGCCGCCAACTCCGGTACCGGCCCGGTCACGACGCGGGTGGCGGCCATGTAGGCGCGGTCCTGGAGGTACGCCCCGTAGACCGTCCACGCGAAGGTGAGGGCGATCCCCGCGACGGCGGCGAGGCAGCCGAGGGCCTTGGCCGCGCCGCTCCCGCCGCCGCGGCGCTCCGCGCGCCCGCGGCGCAGCATCCCGACGAGGCCGGCGAGCAGTGCCAGAGCCGCGGCCAGTACGGGCACGGCCAGCCAGGAGAGGGCCTTGCGCAGTTCCCACACGGCGATCGTGCTGTAGTACGGGGCGTACCAGGGCGCGAGGAGCACGAGGGCCGCGGCTGCCGCGGGTATGCCGATGCGCAGGATCCGGTCCATCCGTGCCCTCCCCCAAGCCGGTGTGGACCCCAGTGTGGACCCGGGGAACGGCCTTTGTCAGGACGCGCGGGCGACGCGGGCTGCGCGGGCGACGGGCGCGGTCAGCCGCGCAGGGCCTTCGTCAGCAGGGAGCCGGCGATGATCAGGGCGGCGCCGATCCACCACGGGTCGTCGAGGATGAGCACGGCGATGCCGAGGGGGATGAGGAGCGCCGCCAGCGGCAGCAGGAAGCTCGCCGTGGAGGGCGGCTCGGGGCCGGGCAGTCCGGCGTCCCGCCGGGCCCGGGCCCGCGCGACGTCCGGGTACCAGGCGGTGAACTTCAGGGCGGCGGCGATGGCGGTGATCTGGATGATCCAGCCGGTCCAGATGTTGTCCGGGTTGTGGAGGACGAGGTCTCCGAAGGCTCCGGCGAGGGCGGCGACCAGGAAGGCGAGCCCCCACGCGCCGGTGATGACGTAGTTGGTGCGCAGGAATGCGGGGGTGTGCCAGAGCGAGGGGTCGACCTGCTCGCGCGCGTACTGGAGGGTGAACGGCATGCGGACGGCCATCGAGCCGAAGGCGATGAGCGTGAGGGCGATGTTGGCGACCTCGCCGGCGTACGTCTCCAGCCAGCGGAGGGTGTCGGGGGCGGCCAGGGCTCCGACGATCGCCATGCCGGCGAAGAAGACGACGTCGGCGAGTTCGAGGAGCTTCCAGGAACTGCCCGGGCGGGTCAGGTGGCCCAGGAGGACCAGGGCCACGGCGGCGGCCAGTGCGGTGGCGACCGCGACCTCGAACCGGCCGGGCCCGACCAGCAGGGAGAAGATGATCCACGGCGCCATGCCGACGACGGGACTCTCCAGGAACCCGCGCAGTGCCGAGGCGGCCGTGGGGCGTCCCTCGGTGCTCACCCTTCAAGGTTGGTCCCGTTCGGCGGGCGGAGCCACTCGTGCGCGGCCCGCACCGCGGGGGGAGCATGGGAGGCGAGGGCCGCTCTCTGCGGCCGGACACCCAGCCGGAAGGAAGGGGATGCGCCATGCTGGCGGACAGCAAGGCGTTCAGCGGCTTCTCGGTGCGGCGGATCGCCGACGTCCGGGAGTTCTACGCCTCGACGCTCGGGCTGCGCGTCTCGGGAGACGACGAGATGCTCACGCTGCACCTCGGCGGGGGCGGTGAAGTCCTGGTGTACCCGAAGGAGGCGCACGAGCCGGCCGCGTTCACCGTGCTGAACTTCCCGGTGCCGGACATCGACAAGGCGGTCGACGCACTGGCCGCGCGGGGCGTGGTGTTCGAGCGCTACGAGGAGTTCGAGCACGACGGGAAGGGCATCGTCCGCGACGCCGGGGGCCCGGCCATCGCCTGGTTCAAGGACCCTGCGGGGAACGTGCTGTCGGTGCTGACGCCCCCCTGATCCCGCTCCCCCTCGTGCGCTCACCCGTACGGGCGCATCCGGGCGTGTCCCCCGCTCGCGGGCTGCGGGCCGCCGGATAGTCGGGGCTGCGGGCGCCGCACCGGCGGCCGCGTACCAGGCGGAACGAGGCGAGCGGGTGAGGCGGTTGAGGCGGTTGAAGCCGATGGCCAGGCGTGTGGTGGCGGTGTCCGCGGTGGTGGCGGGCGTGGTGGCCGGGACGGGCGGCTGGACGGCGGGGGCCGTCGTGAACGGTCAGGAGGGCCCGGCGCCGCAGCGGTCGGCCGCCGTGACGGCCGCGTACCCGAAGGGCGTGGTGGTCTCCCGGTCGGGTGTCCACGTACGGGCGAAGCCGACGGTGTACTCGAACGTCGTCAAGACGCTGCGCCACGAGCAGGTGGTGTACCTGGTGTGCCAGCAGCGCGGCGGCTGGGTGGAGGGCAATCCGGTCTGGTACCGGCTCCACGGGGTGAACGGCTGGGTGTCCGCCCGCTACGTGCACGACCTGCAGCCCGTACGGGCCTGCTGACCAGAGGCTCCCGGCCGCCGCGCCGTGGCGGCCGGGGATGCGGGGGGTGCGGGGGGGATCAGAACGAGAAGACGGCGTTGCCGTTCAGGGTCGCGGACATGGAGCAGGAGTTGCCGAAGGTGTGCTTCCACGAGACGCGGCTGCCCTGCCAGACGCCGTCCGCGGTGACCGTGACCGGGTCGTAGTGCATGGGGCACGCGCGGTTCGGGTCCGGGGCGGCGAGCAGGCGGTCGAACGTGCCGTCGGTGGACTTCAGCGCCTCACAGGCGGCCTCGGGGTCGGGGTGGGTGCCCTGGGCGCTCGGGGCGCAGCTGAGGGTGGTCGCCCGGACGACGGTGCTGTTGGCGTCGTCCCCCTTGGCGACGGAGAAGACCAGGGCGGACGGGGCGTACAGGCTTGCGGGCTGTGCCTCCGCCATGCCCGTGGCGCCGGCCAGGCACAGGAGGGCAGCGGCGGATACGGCAGCGAAGCGGTGACGCACGACAGGACTCGCTTTCGATTCGAAGGTTGAGCGCGATACTTTCTTGCGATATCGCTCTCTTACACCGGTGAGTCTGTCGGGTGCGAAGGGTGACCGCACATCGATCGCCGATTTACGGACAGCGTGTTCGGATAGCGGATAGCCGGCGGGGTGTTCGCCCAGCTCACACCCCGTTCCACGGCTCGATGGCGGTCCGTGCCCGCCTGCCGACGGAAGGTGAGCGATCTGCTGACGTGCACTTCCGAGGGCGCGAGGCCGGGCAACAGCCACCCGGCCTTCATCGAACGGCCATTCAGCTTGACCGGATCCCTACGCTCCCGTGCCCCGCCCCGGACGACCCAGCCGGCGGAGCGGCCGCAGCCGGTGGAGGGTGCGCGCCGCGCGGCGGCCCCACGCGCCTGCGCCGGCCGCCGCACTGCGGGGCACCGCGGCGGCGCCTATGCTGCCCGCATGCCAAAGGGAACACGCGTACGCCAGACACGGACGACTCCGCTTCGGGACATGGGCGGATACGCCGTGGACGGGCAGCGGCTGGTCCGCATCACACTCGCCCTCATGCTCTGCGGATGGGCGGTGGCCGCCGGCGTGTTCGTCCTCGGACGGGCGAACGCGGTCTGGGCCGCAGTGCCGTTCATCACGGTGGTGATCACGGGCCTGGGCTTCGCTGTGGCACTGGTTCTGCTGCACCGGGCGACGTGGACCGCCCTCCTCTCGCTCGCCGGGACGGCGGCCATGCTGGCGGGCGCGGCCAACGGCGGCACCGCCCCGCTGATCTCCGGCGCGGCCATATGGTCCGCGCTGGCCGCAGCAGCAGGCCGGCGCGGCTACTACAGGCGCCGCCGCGGCATCCAGGCCCCCTGGTGGGACAGCCTCGTCTGACACGGAGGCGGACACCCCGGCGGTTCTCCCCCGCCCGGCACCGGCCGGCCGTAGTGTCGAAGGGTTCCCGAGGAGGGCTGCTGATGCGCAAGGTGACGTACTCGATGAACGTCTCGCTGGACGGCTACATCGTCGGGCCGGACGGCGGCTTCGACTGGACGCCCCCTCACGCGGACGTCTTCCGCTTCTGGATCGACGAGATCAGGGGGGTGGACGTCCACCTGCTGGGGCGCCGCCTGTACGAGACGATGCTCTACTGGGAGACCGCCGACGTCTCCTCACTCGACGAGGCGGAGCGGGAGTGGGTGTCGCTCTGGAACCCGCTGCCGAAAGTCGTGTTCTCCACGACGCTGACCGACGTCCGGGGCCGTGCCCGCCTGGCCTCGGGCAGCCCGGCCGAGGAGATCGAGCGGCTGCGGGCGGAGCCGGGACAGGGGGAGATCGCGATCGGCGGTGCCACGCTCGCCGCCCAGGCGGCCGCGGCGGACCTGATCGACGAGTACCGGGCCATGGTGTACCCGGTCCTCGTGGGCGGCGGCATTCCGTTCTTCCCGAGGGCCGATCAGCGGGTGGACCTCACCCTGGCCGAGACCCGCACCTTCACCTCGGGCGTCGTCTGCCTCGACTACCGCGTGGCACGCCCGGCCCGACCCTAGTGCAGTGGGCGGGCGCGCCCACGGCTCCCGCGGCGAAGCCGGAGCGATAGCTCGTGAAGCCGTCGGCGGTCTGGTGCGAGTCGGCGAGCAGCGTCATGACGCTGCTCGGGTCGGCACAGGTCTCCGCCTCGGCGTGGCGGGTGCGGAGGGGCGCGAGGGGCGCGGCGGACGGGCTCTGGCTCTCGGACAAGGTCATGCGGCAAACCCCGCGATCCGGCCATCCGGTTCATCCCTCGCGTTTCCCCACACCCCCTAACCGCCCGTGGCCGAGAAGTGCTGGTAGTCGGGGTTGGGCCAGCGGCCGCCCCAGGCCCAGCCGATGTCCGCGAACGCGCGGGACACCGCGTCCCCCGGCCGGATCATGCCGGGGACGGGCCGGTCCCGGTGCAGGTTGGCGCGGCCCGCGGCCGGGTGGACGGTGCCGCTGCGGTCCACGTACGGGTTCTCGACGGGGTTGATGTCGAC
Coding sequences within:
- a CDS encoding dihydrofolate reductase family protein; the encoded protein is MRKVTYSMNVSLDGYIVGPDGGFDWTPPHADVFRFWIDEIRGVDVHLLGRRLYETMLYWETADVSSLDEAEREWVSLWNPLPKVVFSTTLTDVRGRARLASGSPAEEIERLRAEPGQGEIAIGGATLAAQAAAADLIDEYRAMVYPVLVGGGIPFFPRADQRVDLTLAETRTFTSGVVCLDYRVARPARP
- a CDS encoding VOC family protein, producing MLADSKAFSGFSVRRIADVREFYASTLGLRVSGDDEMLTLHLGGGGEVLVYPKEAHEPAAFTVLNFPVPDIDKAVDALAARGVVFERYEEFEHDGKGIVRDAGGPAIAWFKDPAGNVLSVLTPP
- a CDS encoding subtilase-type protease inhibitor translates to MAEAQPASLYAPSALVFSVAKGDDANSTVVRATTLSCAPSAQGTHPDPEAACEALKSTDGTFDRLLAAPDPNRACPMHYDPVTVTADGVWQGSRVSWKHTFGNSCSMSATLNGNAVFSF
- a CDS encoding SH3 domain-containing protein — encoded protein: MARRVVAVSAVVAGVVAGTGGWTAGAVVNGQEGPAPQRSAAVTAAYPKGVVVSRSGVHVRAKPTVYSNVVKTLRHEQVVYLVCQQRGGWVEGNPVWYRLHGVNGWVSARYVHDLQPVRAC